In one Cellulomonas sp. JZ18 genomic region, the following are encoded:
- a CDS encoding ATP-binding cassette domain-containing protein, with protein MHDGVVDQYEGGYAAYVLARAERAQQAATAETKRQNLLRKELAWLRRGAPARTSKPRFRLDAAAALIADEPPPRDSLELARTATARLGKDVLDLEDVTYALPDGRVLLDHVTWRLGPGDRYGVVGVNGAGKSTLLRLLTGRAEPTSGRVKRGKTVQVAELRQDVEDLDEVADLRVTEAVERERRTTVVGGKELTAAQLVERLGFSRERARTPVRDLSGGERRRLQLLRLLVGEPNVLLLDEPTNDLDTDTLAAVEDLLDGWPGTLVVVSHDRYLLERVCDRQVALLGDGQVRDLPGGVEEYLERRAAALAGDGGDARPTAEPAADASSGPSAADVRAARKEVTRIERRLERIAALEADLHDRMAAQATDHQAVLALDAELRALAAEREELEAAWLEAAEVVG; from the coding sequence GTGCACGACGGCGTCGTGGACCAGTACGAGGGCGGGTACGCCGCGTACGTCCTGGCGCGCGCCGAGCGCGCGCAGCAGGCCGCCACCGCGGAGACGAAGCGGCAGAACCTGCTGCGCAAGGAGCTCGCGTGGCTGCGCCGCGGCGCACCCGCGCGCACGTCGAAGCCCCGGTTCCGGCTCGACGCGGCCGCGGCGCTCATCGCCGACGAGCCGCCCCCGCGCGACTCGCTCGAGCTGGCCCGCACCGCCACGGCCCGGCTCGGCAAGGACGTGCTCGACCTCGAGGACGTCACGTACGCGCTGCCCGACGGCCGGGTGCTGCTCGACCACGTCACGTGGCGGCTCGGCCCGGGCGACCGGTACGGCGTCGTCGGCGTCAACGGCGCGGGCAAGTCCACGCTCCTGCGTCTGCTGACCGGCCGCGCCGAGCCGACGTCCGGCCGCGTCAAGCGGGGCAAGACGGTGCAGGTCGCCGAGCTGCGCCAGGACGTCGAGGACCTGGACGAGGTCGCCGACCTGCGGGTGACCGAGGCGGTCGAGCGCGAGCGCCGCACCACCGTCGTCGGCGGCAAGGAGCTCACCGCCGCGCAGCTCGTCGAGCGGCTCGGGTTCAGCCGCGAGCGCGCCCGCACCCCGGTGCGCGACCTGTCGGGCGGCGAGCGCCGCCGACTGCAGCTGCTGCGCCTGCTCGTCGGCGAGCCGAACGTGCTCCTGCTCGACGAGCCGACCAACGACCTCGACACCGACACGCTCGCGGCCGTCGAGGACCTGCTCGACGGCTGGCCGGGCACGCTGGTCGTCGTCTCGCACGACCGCTACCTGCTCGAGCGCGTCTGCGACCGGCAGGTGGCGCTGCTCGGGGACGGGCAGGTGCGGGACCTGCCGGGCGGCGTGGAGGAGTACCTCGAGCGGCGTGCCGCGGCGCTCGCGGGGGACGGCGGCGACGCGCGGCCGACCGCGGAGCCGGCGGCGGACGCGTCGTCCGGCCCGTCCGCCGCCGACGTGCGCGCCGCGCGCAAGGAGGTGACGCGCATCGAGCGGCGCCTCGAGCGCATCGCCGCGCTCGAGGCCGACCTGCACGACCGGATGGCCGCCCAGGCGACCGACCACCAGGCCGTGCTCGCGCTCGACGCGGAGCTGCGCGCCCTCGCCGCCGAGCGCGAGGAGCTCGAGGCGGCGTGGCTGGAGGCCGCCGAGGTCGTGGGGTGA
- a CDS encoding ABC transporter ATP-binding protein has product MLELQGVSRSFGDRRVLDDVSFTVGRGRLTGFVGGNGAGKTTTMRIILGVLAAHAGTVLMDGRPLDGARRARFGYMPEERGLYPKMKLAEQLTYLARLHGFDKASAADRAHDLIDRLGLTERADDPVENLSLGNQQRAQVAAALVHDPEVLVLDEPFSGLDPMAVEVVQGVLAERAASGVPVLFSSHQLDVVERLCDDLVIIAGGRIRAAGSREELRQAHASERHEIVVAGDMGWLRDEPGVRVDELAAGSAVFEADEVTAQRVLREALSRGPVHSFAPLRPSLAEIFREVITDEEPADAGRTQDMEAVR; this is encoded by the coding sequence ATGCTCGAGCTGCAGGGCGTGAGCAGGTCGTTCGGGGACCGGCGCGTGCTCGACGACGTGAGCTTCACGGTGGGTCGTGGCCGGCTCACCGGGTTCGTGGGCGGCAACGGCGCCGGCAAGACGACGACGATGCGGATCATCCTCGGCGTCCTGGCGGCGCACGCGGGCACGGTCCTGATGGACGGCCGGCCGCTCGACGGTGCGCGCCGGGCGCGGTTCGGGTACATGCCGGAGGAGCGCGGGCTCTACCCGAAGATGAAGCTGGCCGAGCAGCTGACGTACCTGGCGCGGCTGCACGGGTTCGACAAGGCGTCCGCGGCGGACCGCGCGCACGACCTGATCGACCGGCTGGGCCTGACCGAGCGCGCCGACGACCCGGTCGAGAACCTCTCGCTGGGCAACCAGCAGCGCGCCCAGGTCGCGGCGGCCCTCGTGCACGACCCCGAGGTCCTGGTGCTGGACGAGCCGTTCAGCGGGCTCGACCCGATGGCGGTCGAGGTCGTGCAGGGCGTCCTCGCCGAGCGTGCCGCCAGCGGCGTCCCGGTGCTGTTCTCCTCGCACCAGCTGGACGTCGTGGAGCGCCTGTGCGACGACCTCGTCATCATCGCCGGCGGCCGCATCCGCGCCGCGGGCTCCCGCGAGGAGCTGCGGCAGGCCCACGCCAGCGAGCGGCACGAGATCGTCGTCGCCGGCGACATGGGCTGGCTGCGCGACGAGCCCGGCGTCCGCGTCGACGAGCTCGCCGCCGGGTCGGCGGTGTTCGAGGCGGACGAGGTCACGGCGCAGCGCGTGCTGCGCGAGGCGCTGAGCCGGGGCCCGGTGCACTCGTTCGCGCCGCTGCGCCCCTCCCTCGCGGAGATCTTCCGTGAGGTCATCACCGACGAGGAGCCGGCGGACGCCGGCCGCACGCAGGACATGGAGGCCGTCCGATGA
- a CDS encoding SRPBCC domain-containing protein, with protein MTGTTQTRPRSVAHATFVVERTFDAPVARVWQAFADLEQKRAWFGAGDGWEKTEESDDFRVGGTAVDEGAFHGGPVSRYVATYTDVVEHERFVLTYDMWLDGHHISTSVATYELEADGDRTHLRYTEQGVHLDGHDTAEGREEGTRGIFDALAVHLGG; from the coding sequence ATGACCGGTACGACGCAGACCCGCCCCCGTTCCGTCGCCCACGCGACGTTCGTCGTCGAGCGCACGTTCGACGCGCCCGTCGCGCGCGTGTGGCAGGCGTTCGCCGACCTCGAGCAGAAGCGCGCCTGGTTCGGCGCGGGCGACGGCTGGGAGAAGACGGAGGAGAGCGACGACTTCCGGGTCGGCGGCACGGCCGTGGACGAGGGCGCGTTCCACGGCGGGCCCGTCAGCCGCTACGTCGCGACCTACACCGACGTCGTCGAGCACGAGCGGTTCGTCCTCACGTACGACATGTGGCTCGACGGCCACCACATCTCCACCTCCGTCGCGACGTACGAGCTCGAGGCCGACGGCGACCGCACGCACCTGCGGTACACCGAGCAGGGCGTCCACCTGGACGGGCACGACACGGCCGAGGGACGCGAGGAGGGGACGCGAGGCATCTTCGACGCGCTGGCGGTGCACCTGGGAGGATGA
- a CDS encoding 4-(cytidine 5'-diphospho)-2-C-methyl-D-erythritol kinase: MTVSGVDDLPERAVRVRAPGKVNLSLRVGPLGADGYHPVSTVFQAVSVYEEVVARPAEDFRVSAEGPQAGAVPTDESNLALRAARAVAAHAGVDDAAHLHLVKGVPVAGGMAGGSADAAAALLACDQLWGTGLSRDELVAIAAELGSDVPFALVGHTAVGTGRGHLLTPALSRGEFHWAFAVQDRGLPTADVYRELDELRGPAAGPLTDEDDVPLMQALLAGDAAALGAALHNDLEPAALELDPGLAEPLAVATDAGALGVVVSGSGPTVAALARSRQHALAIAAAFTASGVADRVLTASGPVPGARVVGAGD; encoded by the coding sequence GTGACGGTGAGCGGCGTGGACGACCTGCCCGAGCGCGCGGTGCGCGTGCGCGCGCCCGGGAAGGTGAACCTCTCCCTGCGCGTGGGCCCGCTCGGCGCGGACGGCTACCACCCGGTCTCGACGGTCTTCCAGGCGGTGAGCGTCTACGAGGAGGTCGTCGCCCGTCCGGCGGAGGACTTCCGGGTCAGCGCCGAGGGGCCGCAGGCGGGTGCCGTCCCCACCGACGAGTCCAACCTCGCCCTGCGTGCCGCGCGCGCGGTGGCGGCGCACGCCGGTGTCGACGACGCCGCGCACCTGCACCTCGTCAAGGGCGTGCCCGTCGCCGGCGGCATGGCCGGCGGCTCCGCCGACGCCGCCGCGGCGCTGCTCGCGTGCGACCAGCTGTGGGGCACGGGCCTGTCGCGGGACGAGCTCGTGGCGATCGCCGCCGAGCTCGGCTCCGACGTGCCGTTCGCGCTGGTCGGCCACACCGCCGTCGGGACCGGCCGCGGCCACCTGCTCACGCCCGCGCTGAGCCGGGGCGAGTTCCACTGGGCGTTCGCGGTGCAGGACCGCGGCCTGCCCACGGCCGACGTCTACCGCGAGCTCGACGAGCTGCGCGGTCCCGCCGCCGGTCCGCTGACGGACGAGGACGACGTGCCGCTCATGCAGGCGCTGCTGGCCGGCGACGCCGCCGCGCTCGGGGCCGCGCTGCACAACGACCTGGAGCCGGCCGCCCTCGAGCTCGACCCGGGCCTCGCCGAGCCGCTCGCGGTGGCGACCGACGCGGGTGCGCTCGGCGTCGTCGTCTCGGGCTCCGGACCCACCGTGGCGGCGCTCGCGCGCAGCCGCCAGCACGCGCTCGCGATCGCGGCCGCCTTCACCGCCTCGGGGGTGGCCGACCGGGTCCTCACGGCGTCCGGACCGGTGCCCGGCGCCCGCGTCGTCGGGGCGGGTGACTGA
- a CDS encoding response regulator transcription factor — protein MGERVRVVLVDDQALLRAGIGTILSAHPDLEVVGEASTGTEALEVVRATRPDVVCMDVQMPDMDGLEATRRIVADPDVHAAVVVLTTFNREDYLLEALRAGAVGYLLKTSRPEQLHEAVLSAAAGEGLLAPEVTRAVIARAVDARPPAPATSAPLVPLTERETEVLVLVARGLNNDEIAAELVVSRATVKTHVSNVLAKLGLRDRVQAVVYAHEHGLVG, from the coding sequence ATGGGTGAGCGCGTGCGGGTCGTGCTCGTGGACGACCAGGCGCTGCTGCGCGCCGGCATCGGGACGATCCTCTCGGCCCACCCGGACCTGGAGGTCGTCGGCGAGGCGAGCACCGGGACCGAGGCGCTCGAGGTCGTCCGGGCGACGCGTCCGGACGTGGTGTGCATGGACGTGCAGATGCCGGACATGGACGGGCTGGAGGCGACGCGGCGCATCGTCGCCGACCCGGACGTGCACGCGGCGGTGGTCGTGCTGACGACGTTCAACCGGGAGGACTACCTGCTCGAGGCGCTGCGTGCCGGTGCGGTCGGCTACCTGCTGAAGACGTCGCGGCCGGAGCAGCTGCACGAGGCGGTGCTCAGCGCCGCCGCGGGGGAGGGCCTGCTGGCGCCCGAGGTCACGCGCGCGGTCATCGCCCGAGCGGTGGACGCGCGGCCGCCCGCACCGGCGACGTCCGCGCCCCTCGTCCCGCTGACCGAGCGGGAGACCGAGGTCCTCGTGCTCGTCGCCCGCGGCCTGAACAACGACGAGATCGCGGCCGAGCTCGTCGTGAGCCGGGCGACCGTCAAGACCCACGTCTCGAACGTGCTCGCCAAGCTCGGCCTGCGCGACCGCGTCCAGGCGGTCGTGTACGCGCACGAGCACGGCCTCGTGGGCTGA
- a CDS encoding sensor histidine kinase, translating to MVVVPAGTRVPGTPTHAVAAAQDPDTPGWHRRPPTDDELRWDVVLGVALFVGAILSSVMWRVTGLVPDPAAGWLSVLLLALQTLPLTVRRRWPSAVAVAVGAAFIVAQYLLVPEQLFSNIALFMALYTVGAWERSRARAFWVRAVVVVAMFTWLLVSIFLAATDPDEDLGLDRAGAFSPFVAYMLIQLLTNLLYFAGSWWFGEHAWTSARERERTAWRTRLLQVERVRAEAQAVALERLRIARELHDAVAHHVSLMGVQAAAARTVLGTDPARAAAALGHVEESARDAVAELQGLLGTLREGAAAVAGEPVPASAPSEALASLDVARLPELVEQARAAGLHVTYQEVGDAARLSPLTSLNLYRIAQEALTNARKHAGQGARVDVRLRWLPGEVELEVSDDGGTGRRSGVVPSTGMGLVGMRERVASDGGTLEVGRLRRGGFLVRVRVPVAGSDGAPVAGTEAGGTGAGVAAGTTTTGRVTGDG from the coding sequence GTGGTCGTGGTCCCCGCCGGCACCCGGGTGCCGGGCACGCCGACGCACGCCGTCGCGGCGGCGCAGGACCCCGACACCCCGGGCTGGCACCGCCGTCCGCCGACGGACGACGAGCTGCGCTGGGACGTCGTGCTCGGCGTGGCGCTGTTCGTCGGGGCGATCCTCAGCTCGGTCATGTGGCGCGTCACGGGGCTGGTGCCCGACCCGGCCGCGGGCTGGCTGTCCGTGCTGCTGCTGGCGCTGCAGACGCTGCCGCTGACGGTCCGCCGCCGGTGGCCGAGCGCCGTGGCGGTCGCGGTGGGTGCGGCGTTCATCGTCGCCCAGTACCTGCTGGTCCCCGAGCAGCTCTTCAGCAACATCGCGCTGTTCATGGCGCTGTACACGGTCGGTGCGTGGGAGCGGTCGCGCGCCCGCGCGTTCTGGGTGCGCGCCGTGGTCGTCGTCGCGATGTTCACGTGGCTGCTCGTGTCGATCTTCCTCGCGGCGACCGACCCGGACGAGGACCTGGGCCTGGACCGCGCCGGCGCGTTCTCGCCCTTCGTCGCGTACATGCTCATCCAGCTGCTCACGAACCTGCTGTACTTCGCGGGCTCCTGGTGGTTCGGGGAGCACGCGTGGACGTCGGCGCGCGAGCGCGAGCGGACCGCGTGGCGCACGCGGCTGCTGCAGGTCGAGCGCGTGCGCGCCGAGGCGCAGGCGGTCGCGCTCGAGCGGCTGCGCATCGCCCGCGAGCTGCACGACGCGGTCGCGCACCACGTGTCGCTCATGGGCGTGCAGGCGGCCGCCGCCCGGACGGTGCTCGGCACGGACCCCGCGCGCGCCGCGGCCGCGCTGGGGCACGTCGAGGAGTCGGCCCGCGACGCGGTCGCCGAGCTGCAGGGCCTGCTGGGCACGCTGCGCGAGGGGGCGGCCGCGGTCGCGGGCGAGCCGGTGCCGGCCAGCGCGCCGTCCGAGGCCCTCGCCTCGCTCGACGTCGCCCGGCTGCCCGAGCTGGTCGAGCAGGCGCGCGCGGCGGGTCTGCACGTGACGTACCAGGAGGTCGGGGACGCGGCGCGGCTGTCACCGCTGACGTCGCTCAACCTCTACCGCATCGCGCAGGAGGCGCTGACGAACGCGCGCAAGCACGCCGGGCAGGGTGCGCGCGTGGACGTGCGGCTGCGCTGGCTCCCGGGCGAGGTGGAGCTCGAGGTGTCCGACGACGGCGGGACCGGCCGCCGCTCGGGCGTCGTGCCGTCGACCGGGATGGGTCTGGTGGGCATGCGGGAACGCGTCGCGTCCGACGGCGGGACGCTCGAGGTGGGGCGTCTGCGGCGCGGCGGCTTCCTCGTGCGGGTGCGCGTGCCGGTCGCCGGGTCCGACGGCGCCCCGGTGGCCGGCACGGAGGCGGGTGGCACAGGGGCGGGCGTGGCGGCGGGTACGACGACGACGGGACGGGTGACGGGTGATGGGTGA
- a CDS encoding ABC transporter permease — translation MSTPRSHPAPQSPSLGRATLLVAEREITSQVRSKSFLISTAVLLVAILAGIVISGLMSDREPGATPVAVVASVADVVAGAERLEVTEVTDRAAAEEAVRAGDVDAAVVPGAEPLGVQVLALDSAPDAVVQALTVTPEVELLDPAPADEGLRYIITFAFGLVFMTSVIGSGSMIAQNTVTEKQSRIVEILLSAVPARALLAGKILGNSAVALGQTAAIAAVAVLGLVVTGQDDVLTLIGMPLAWFVVFFAIGFVLLAGIFAASASLVSRVEDTGSVLQPAIWLTMVPYFLVVFFNDNELVLRIMSYVPFTAPVGMPVRLFLNEASWWEPLVALVVLVAATAAITALAARVYERSVLRMGGRVAVREALARSVDA, via the coding sequence ATGAGCACGCCCAGGTCGCACCCCGCCCCGCAGTCGCCGTCGCTCGGGCGCGCGACCCTGCTGGTCGCCGAGCGCGAGATCACGTCGCAGGTGCGCTCGAAGTCGTTCCTCATCTCGACGGCCGTGCTGCTCGTCGCGATCCTCGCCGGCATCGTCATCAGCGGGCTGATGAGCGACCGCGAGCCGGGCGCGACGCCGGTCGCCGTCGTCGCGTCGGTCGCCGACGTCGTCGCGGGCGCCGAGCGGCTCGAGGTCACGGAGGTGACGGACCGGGCGGCGGCCGAGGAGGCCGTCCGCGCGGGTGACGTCGACGCGGCGGTCGTCCCGGGTGCGGAGCCGCTCGGGGTCCAGGTGCTCGCGCTCGACTCCGCGCCGGACGCGGTGGTCCAGGCGCTGACGGTCACGCCGGAGGTGGAGCTGCTGGACCCGGCCCCCGCCGACGAGGGCCTGCGCTACATCATCACGTTCGCGTTCGGCCTGGTGTTCATGACGTCCGTCATCGGCTCGGGCTCGATGATCGCGCAGAACACGGTGACGGAGAAGCAGTCCCGCATCGTCGAGATCCTGCTGTCCGCCGTGCCGGCCCGGGCCCTGCTCGCGGGCAAGATCCTCGGCAACTCGGCGGTGGCGCTCGGGCAGACGGCGGCGATCGCGGCGGTGGCCGTGCTGGGCCTCGTGGTCACGGGGCAGGACGACGTGCTCACCCTCATCGGGATGCCGCTGGCGTGGTTCGTCGTCTTCTTCGCGATCGGGTTCGTCCTGCTGGCGGGCATCTTCGCGGCGAGCGCGTCGCTCGTCTCCCGGGTCGAGGACACCGGGTCGGTCCTGCAGCCGGCGATCTGGCTGACGATGGTGCCGTACTTCCTCGTGGTGTTCTTCAACGACAACGAGCTGGTGCTGCGGATCATGTCGTACGTGCCGTTCACGGCGCCGGTGGGCATGCCGGTGCGCCTCTTCCTCAACGAGGCGTCCTGGTGGGAGCCGCTCGTCGCGCTCGTGGTCCTCGTCGCGGCGACGGCCGCGATCACCGCGCTCGCGGCACGGGTGTACGAGCGGTCGGTGCTGCGCATGGGCGGTCGCGTCGCGGTCCGCGAGGCGCTGGCCCGCTCGGTCGACGCCTGA